Proteins from one Aulosira sp. FACHB-615 genomic window:
- a CDS encoding bifunctional oligoribonuclease/PAP phosphatase NrnA — protein MQLNSSLKQSESFSLTTEPNPEDAEVDHQEVVELPLNRPSLPASTSDGVSVYLSQRNNSLTFQKAEELQKTLLAHRHERQLIILQDFPDPDALSCAWAYQLIAQQYDIKCEIIYAGTLSHQENIALVKLTNLPAQRWTPQNVKSKDLSCYQGFVLIDNQGTTSQLLATVQHSGIPLVAVIDHHSLQSELKSEFVDVRPYVRATATIFTQYLQSGLLALDSSISQHVKCATALMHGLRSDTNRLMQAQEEDFMAAAYLSRFYDAQLLNAILQANRSKRVMDVIERSLKNRIVQNNFSIAGVGYLRYDDRDAIPQAADFLVTEENVHTAVVYGIVHDEDDELEVVIGSLRTTKLTLDPDEFIKEAFGQDSTGRFFGGGRTSAGGFEIPMGFLSGSNENPAYAKMKWEVFDAQIKQKLLKLVNPKDNPIQSE, from the coding sequence ATGCAACTAAATTCTTCCTTGAAGCAGTCAGAGAGTTTTTCATTGACCACAGAACCCAATCCAGAAGATGCTGAGGTAGACCACCAAGAAGTAGTTGAACTACCTCTGAATCGGCCATCCTTACCAGCATCTACCAGCGATGGGGTGAGTGTTTATCTCAGTCAACGTAACAATTCCTTAACTTTTCAAAAAGCAGAGGAACTACAAAAGACCTTATTAGCCCATAGACATGAGCGCCAGCTAATTATTTTGCAGGATTTTCCTGACCCTGATGCGCTCTCATGTGCGTGGGCTTACCAGCTAATTGCTCAACAATATGATATTAAGTGTGAAATTATTTATGCTGGGACGTTGAGCCATCAGGAAAATATTGCCTTAGTCAAGCTGACAAATTTACCTGCACAGCGTTGGACACCGCAAAACGTCAAATCTAAAGATTTGTCTTGTTATCAAGGTTTTGTACTCATTGATAACCAGGGAACCACCAGTCAGTTATTAGCGACTGTACAGCATTCAGGCATACCCTTAGTAGCAGTGATTGACCATCACAGCTTACAATCAGAACTTAAATCAGAGTTTGTTGATGTCCGTCCTTATGTCAGAGCGACAGCAACAATTTTTACTCAGTATTTGCAGTCAGGTTTATTGGCTTTAGACAGCAGCATTAGCCAACACGTAAAATGTGCTACAGCCTTGATGCACGGCTTGCGATCGGATACAAATCGACTGATGCAAGCACAAGAAGAAGATTTTATGGCGGCTGCTTACCTGAGTCGATTTTATGATGCTCAATTATTAAACGCGATTCTCCAGGCGAACCGTTCTAAGCGAGTGATGGATGTAATTGAGCGATCGCTAAAAAATCGTATAGTGCAGAATAACTTTTCTATCGCCGGCGTTGGTTATCTGCGCTACGACGACCGCGATGCGATTCCCCAAGCGGCTGATTTCTTAGTCACCGAAGAAAACGTCCACACCGCCGTAGTTTACGGTATCGTTCACGATGAAGACGATGAACTCGAAGTTGTCATCGGCTCCCTGCGAACCACCAAACTCACCCTCGACCCCGATGAATTTATCAAAGAAGCCTTTGGTCAAGACAGCACCGGACGCTTTTTTGGCGGTGGTAGAACCAGTGCGGGTGGTTTTGAAATTCCAATGGGTTTCCTCTCAGGTAGTAACGAAAATCCAGCCTACGCCAAGATGAAATGGGAAGTTTTTGACGCTCAGATTAAACAGAAATTACTGAAGTTAGTTAACCCTAAAGATAACCCCATTCAGTCAGAGTAA
- a CDS encoding HNH endonuclease yields the protein MGKVLVLNASYEPLNITSWRRAAVLLIKGKAERVEHNGRLLYAGFPLPTVIRLRHYVRVPYKEMPLTRRNLLHRDGHTCQYCGYTGDELTLDHVIPRSRGGGDTWENIVTACVRCNVKKGNRTPQEAHMLLRHLPRQPYSSLYFEVSKHLKSGLHQEWQKYVIGL from the coding sequence ATGGGGAAGGTTTTAGTCTTAAACGCCTCTTACGAACCGCTTAATATTACGAGCTGGCGACGTGCTGCGGTTTTGTTAATTAAAGGCAAGGCAGAACGAGTCGAACACAACGGCAGACTACTTTACGCGGGTTTTCCATTACCAACGGTAATCCGCCTACGTCATTACGTGCGTGTTCCCTATAAGGAAATGCCTCTGACTCGCCGGAACCTCTTGCACCGTGACGGTCACACTTGTCAATATTGCGGCTATACAGGGGATGAGTTGACGTTAGATCATGTCATACCGCGATCGCGTGGTGGTGGCGATACCTGGGAAAACATCGTTACGGCTTGTGTCCGTTGCAATGTGAAAAAGGGCAATCGCACGCCTCAAGAAGCCCACATGCTACTGCGTCATCTACCCCGCCAACCTTACAGCAGCCTCTATTTTGAGGTTAGTAAGCATCTTAAAAGTGGGCTGCATCAAGAGTGGCAAAAGTATGTGATAGGTCTTTGA
- a CDS encoding ABC transporter substrate-binding protein, whose translation MAIAFISCHQLPLTTTKAVTVKLSGWAGSQVEQKLLKQVLQDFEAQHPNIKVKYEVISDQYMDVIKTRLVGDAAPDVFYLDALEAPFLMSQNVLEPLDNYIQPEFEIEDFEVTLLDSFKYQNHIYGLPKDYSTLALFYNTKSLNAVGLNSPPTNWSELRSYSQKLTSKLNKYGFGELPELARQVYKIKAFNGRVIDENGYATFASEQSLQGLQLVINQYQKDKSSAQKSDVGTNSGSEMFGQGKVAMVIEGNWAIPYLQETFPQLEFATAELPTINNQKGTMVFTVAYVMNKQSQQKAAAWELISYLTGKAGMQKWTATGFALPTRKSIAQKLGYDKDILRKPLVAGVNYATPWQVGKYPAAIMNNFDNQFVSALLGQQSLQQAMLKAQTTANQQIKLME comes from the coding sequence ATGGCGATCGCTTTTATTAGCTGTCACCAGCTACCATTAACAACAACCAAAGCAGTCACCGTTAAACTGAGTGGCTGGGCTGGTTCTCAAGTTGAGCAAAAGCTATTAAAACAAGTTCTACAAGACTTTGAAGCCCAGCATCCCAACATCAAAGTTAAATATGAAGTTATTTCCGACCAATATATGGATGTCATCAAAACCCGTTTGGTTGGAGACGCAGCCCCTGATGTATTTTATCTTGATGCACTGGAAGCGCCTTTTTTGATGAGTCAAAATGTTTTGGAACCTTTAGATAATTACATTCAACCAGAATTTGAGATAGAAGACTTTGAAGTTACCCTGTTAGATAGCTTTAAATATCAAAACCATATTTATGGGCTACCAAAAGACTATTCTACATTAGCTCTTTTTTATAACACAAAATCTTTGAATGCGGTGGGATTAAATAGTCCTCCAACAAATTGGTCAGAACTGCGTTCTTACTCCCAAAAACTAACAAGCAAGCTCAACAAATATGGTTTTGGTGAATTACCTGAATTAGCACGACAAGTATATAAAATTAAAGCCTTTAATGGACGTGTTATAGATGAGAACGGTTACGCTACCTTTGCCAGCGAACAAAGTTTACAAGGCTTACAATTAGTTATCAACCAGTATCAAAAAGATAAATCATCCGCCCAAAAATCTGATGTTGGGACAAACTCAGGTAGCGAAATGTTTGGACAGGGTAAAGTCGCAATGGTGATTGAAGGTAACTGGGCGATTCCTTATCTCCAAGAAACTTTCCCTCAACTGGAATTTGCCACAGCAGAATTACCCACCATTAACAATCAAAAAGGCACAATGGTGTTTACTGTTGCCTATGTGATGAACAAGCAATCTCAGCAAAAAGCAGCAGCTTGGGAATTAATTTCTTACCTAACTGGTAAAGCCGGAATGCAAAAATGGACAGCTACAGGATTTGCACTACCAACTAGAAAATCGATAGCACAAAAGTTAGGCTATGACAAAGATATTCTGCGAAAACCATTGGTTGCAGGGGTGAATTATGCAACACCGTGGCAAGTTGGTAAATATCCCGCAGCTATTATGAATAATTTTGATAATCAATTTGTCAGTGCTTTGTTGGGACAACAATCATTACAGCAAGCAATGTTAAAGGCGCAAACCACAGCTAATCAACAAATTAAACTGATGGAATAG